The Apis mellifera strain DH4 linkage group LG8, Amel_HAv3.1, whole genome shotgun sequence genome contains a region encoding:
- the LOC412284 gene encoding UPF0518 protein AAEL005291 isoform X4, which yields MSWLRSSPLRTSFSKQRSRDSPPKDADPSACYDSFCKHWQQAYEIILRTSPPKGICNQDDVLGVVNHVDQMATLLVLELRDFNFYNNYRQSTTATHSPCLEYLLSENLLVKLYDWNKYNGRFNNAVCLEQLKLYELLVSHSGTLLAHEPVARPLLRLLEDCANDIILLEEKLVVLLNQLCVALMQNMALLDLFFHATAVGKSKFIIFTLLIPYVHREGAVGQQARDSMLLCMSLSKKNDDVGVFIADHSNICPVLATGLSGLYSLLPRKLDIETDDWYQLTPDDINDLPALMHLMNSLDFCNAVAQVAHPLVQKQLLEFLYHGFLLPVMGPALLQTTVDELVAATAYFDLFLRSVTEPGLLRSFVRFLLEDNYDECRILDSLIQRISSRSRLCIVTLGLFETLINLNCEDIMLELCLGALNPCSHVMLSQRRRLRDIDPFGRAAEKFLSLTPSCCSPHININSINSQFSSLPNNTTYEKQSNATSESLKSLPASINYGVRLSDSLYGNYHAYLCDARQKIRACRIACSNWSYQYNGELPKDSINSSATTLIDDNTLLDQFQKKTESSKVSLETLKLSTPSNEINENSSIDNMLINIQSLLNGKDLNTIEKDIKVEPLITTGIELSLEEQAKLDADIAELLNEDTGISECVKEMLLIDKKEHDSGIDDSNTTMNSLLSLGESSGYESFAFKGSSQSTPDNESNEDRISEHEEIEIDSNKEQSIFLHSIIESSSIIPEELTANKQNKENYRQDVFNGQPNVGIFLDVLLRKLECMTSNNLYVNLHLTGLISRLAIYPQPLLQSFLLNHSLVFQPSIRSLFQVLASLKHKIDQFLSQHNNVDILVEQARLFLINREDKLVNARKNALEAAAHSLPIKRNSLNGEFSRGETKRWSLTSSFTQMLRRSSGNSGPSSLVNTVNQSTGISENQLEVIGHGSGYRYYTKTSWQSPNEVSPVQNVVLCAVVLDEWLKELAAITQEHAIISLTNNMEFKV from the exons ATGAGCTGGTTACGAAGTAGTCCTTTAAGAACTAGTTTCAGTAAGCAACGTTCAAGAGACTCTCCACCAAAAGACGCTGATCCATCAGCATGTTATGACAGCTTTTGTAAACATTGGCAACAAGCATATGAAATCATATTACGAACATCt CCACCTAAAGGAATATGTAATCAAGATGATGTTCTTGGAGTTGTTAATCATGTAGATCAGATGGCAACACTTTTAGTTTTAGAATTACGTGATTTTaacttttacaataattatcgaCAATCTACAACAGCAACACACTCTCCttgtttagaatatttattaagtgaAAACCTCCTTGTTAAACTTTATgattggaataaatataatggaag ATTTAATAATGCTGTTTGTTtggaacaattaaaattatatgaacttTTAGTATCACATAGTGGTACTCTTCTTGCCCATGAACCAGTTGCCAGACCATTGCTACGATTACTTGAAGATTGTGCAAATGATATTATactattagaagaaaaattagtagtgttattaaatcaattatgtGTTGCTTTAATGCAAAACATGGCAttacttgatttattttttcatgcaACAGCAGTAGGAAAAAGCAA atttattatttttacattactgATACCATATGTACATCGAGAAGGTGCAGTAGGACAACAAGCACGCGATTCTATGTTACTTTGTATgtctctttctaaaaaaaatgatgatgtTGGTGTATTTATTGCTGATCATTCTAATATATGTCct gTATTAGCTACAGGTTTAAGTGGGCTATATTCATTGCTGCcaagaaaattagatattgAAACAGATGATTGGTATCAGTTGACACCAgatgatattaatgatttaccAGCATTAATGCACTTAATGAATTCATTGGATTTTTGCAATGCTGTCGCACAAGTTGCACATCCTTTAGTACAAAAAcagttattagaatttttatatcatggtTTTTTGTTACCCGTGATGGGGCCAGCTTTGTTACAG ACAACAGTGGATGAATTAGTTGCAGCAACAGCATATTTTGATCTATTTCTTCGTTCTGTAACTGAACCTGGTCTTTTACGTTCATTCGTTAGATTTTTGCTTGAAGATAATTATGATGAATGTAGAATATTGGATAGTCTCATTCAAAGGATATCTTCTAGATCAcgg ttatGTATAGTAACATTGGGATTGTTTGAaactttaatcaatttaaactgTGAAGACATCATGTTAGAATTATGTTTAGGTGCATTGAACCCTTGTTCTCATGTAATGCTTTCTCAACGTAGAAGATTAAGAGATATAGATCCTTTTGGACGTGCAGCTGAAAAGTTTCTCTCTTTAACTCCAAGTTGCTGTTCtccacatataaatataaattctataaattctcaATTCAGTTCTTTACCTAATAATACAACATATGAAAAACAATCAAATGCTACATCTGAATCTTTGAAATCATTACCAGCATCCATAAATTATGGTGTCAGATTATCAGATAGTCTTTATGGGAATTATCATGCATATTTATGTGACGCTCGTCAAAAAATAAGAGCTTGTCGAATCGCTTGTTCTAATTGGTCGTATCAATATAATGGAGAATTACCAAAAGATAGTATTAATAGTAGTGCCACTACTTTAATAGATGACAATACATTATtagatcaatttcaaaaaaaaacagaaagtaGTAAAGTGTCATTAGagacattaaaattatcaacaccttctaatgaaattaatgaaaattcatcaatagataatatgttaattaatattcaatctttGCTAAATGGAAAGGATCTAAATacaatagaaaaagatataaaagtagAGCCTCTTATAACAACAGGTATAGAGTTATCATTAGAAGAACAAGCAAAATTGGATGCAGATATTgctgaattattaaatgaagatACTGGAATATCAGAATGTGTTAAGGAGATGTTATTGATAGATAAAAAGGAACATGATAGTGGCATTGATGATTCAAATACAACCATGAATTCGCTTTTATCATTAGGAGAAAGTAGTGGTTATGAAAGCTTTGCATTCAAAGGTTCATCGCAATCAACTCCAGATAATGAATCTAACGAAGATCGAATAAGCGAACacgaagaaatagaaattgacTCAAACAAAGAACAAAGTATATTTCTTCATAGCATCATAGAATCAAGTTCAATCATACCAGAAGAATTAACAGCAAATAagcaaaataaagaaaattatcgacaAGATGTATTTAATGGGCAACCGAATgttggaatatttttggatGTTCTTTTACGAAAACTTGAATGTATGacaagtaataatttatatgttaatttacATTTGACTGGTCTTATCAGCAGATTAGCAATATATCCACAACCTTTATTgcaatcttttcttttaaatcattcTCTGGTATTTCAACCTAGTATTAGATCACTTTTTCAG gTACTTGCatctttaaaacataaaatagatCAATTTCTTTCGCAACATAATAATGTGGATATATTAGTTGAACAAGCGCgactgtttttaattaatcgcgaaGATAAATTAGTGAATGCAAGGAAAAACGCGTTAGAAGCTGCTGCTCATTCTCTAcctattaaaagaaattctttaaatgGAGAATTTTCAAGag gTGAAACTAAAAGATGGAGTTTAACATCATCTTTTACACAAATGCTTAGACGATCAAGTGGTAATTCTGGTCCAAGTAGTTTAGTTAATACTGTCAATCAATCAACTGGTATATCAGAAAATCAACTAGAAGTTATTGGACATGGTTCTGGATACCg atattatacaaaaacatCTTGGCAATCCCCAAACGAAGTAAGTCCAGTACAAAATGTGGTCTTATGTGCAGTTGTATTAGATGAATGGCTAAAAGAATTAGCCGCTATTACACAAGAACATGCAATTATATCTCTTACAAATAATATGGagtttaaagtttaa